The Arachis hypogaea cultivar Tifrunner chromosome 19, arahy.Tifrunner.gnm2.J5K5, whole genome shotgun sequence genome has a window encoding:
- the LOC140182316 gene encoding uncharacterized protein, translating into MVELRTLSSTLDPRDNYKFFSVNKVCELVERFYPGDFSDQEKFHIRMQAQHYKLDVPNHAELTNLCTISELCQGLTKTGKSLTYPLIDRLIRLVLTLPVSTATTERSFSAMNIMKNRLRNKMEDELLANCLLIYIKKKIAEKFDTDSIIDEFYDMKNRRVPLR; encoded by the coding sequence ATGGTGGAATTGCGTACTTTAAGTTCAACTTTAGATCCCAGAGATAATTATAAGTTCTTCAGTGTCAACAAAGTATGTGAATTAGTAGAACGGTTTTATCCAGGTGACTTCAGTGACCAAGAGAAATTTCACATTAGAATGCAAGCTCAACATTATAAACTTGATGTTCCTAATCATGCTGAATTAACTAACTTGTGCACAATTTCGGAGTTATGTCAAGGATTAACGAAGACAGGAAAGTCTTTAACATATCCTTTGATTGATCGTTTGATTCGCTTAGTATTAACTCTCcctgtttcaactgctacaactgagagatctttttcagctatgaataTTATGAAGAATAGACTCAGAAACAAAATGGAAGatgaattgcttgctaattgtcttttgatTTACATTAAGAAGAAGATTGCTGAAAAATTTGACAcagattctattatcgatgaattttatgatatgaaaAATCGACGTGtaccacttcgttag
- the LOC140182317 gene encoding uncharacterized protein: MFDATCEVLEKTTEEGNFSTRGDASAAYDAITSFEFVFVLHLMRNILEVSHDLCQALQRKNQDILNALTLVSTTKTLIQRMRESSWEAFIKEVILFCEKHEVEIPDMNALHIPRRGRTRKIVDQILVEHHYCVNLFLAVIDT; encoded by the coding sequence ATGTTTGATGCTACTTGTGAAGTTCTTGAAAAAACCACCGAAGAAGGTAATTTCTCCACTCGTGGTGATGCTAGTGCTGCTTATGATGCTATCACATCCTTTGAATTTGTCTTTGTTTTGCATTTGATGAGAAATATTTTGGAAGTTAGTCATGATCTTTGTCAAGCTTTGCAACGAAAAAATCAAGACATATTGAATGCTTTAACTCTGGTTTCTACTACCAAGACTTTAATCCAAAGAATGAGAGAATCAAGTTGGGAGGCTTTCATAAAAGAAGTTATACTATTTTGTGAgaaacatgaagttgaaattcCTGATATGAATGCATTGCATATTCCTAGAAGAGGCCGAACTCGCAAAATTGTTGATCAAATTTTAGTGGAGCATCATTACTGTGTTAATTTATTTCTGGCTGTAATTGATACATAA